In Ochotona princeps isolate mOchPri1 chromosome 21, mOchPri1.hap1, whole genome shotgun sequence, a single genomic region encodes these proteins:
- the LOC131482936 gene encoding serine protease 44-like has translation MLGTPKLYERDPNAVLVPVRGVFIHQDYSVGTLINDIAVVLLAYPVNFSSYIQPVCLAEKMMEVKAGTPCWVTGWGRTVGIRSSPKPGNLQELEVYIVDTDECKMKINEAVGCYGMGVRRGMVCSYRQQGQSPCWGDSGGPLVCEINETWIQVGIVSWGVDCGVNPLPTMYTHVSEYMDWITAILSQAACMGSMGVCQLLLCLELLLLLLLAIVVPL, from the exons ATGCTAGGAACCCCAAAATTGTATGAGCGAGACCCAAATGCTGTTCTGGTTCCTGTTCGAGGCGTCTTTATTCATCAGGATTACAGTGTTGGAACTTTGATTAATGACATTGCAGTCGTCCTGCTGGCATACCCGGTGAATTTCTCTTCGTACATCCAGCCCGTGTGCTTAGCTGAGAAGATGATGGAAGTGAAAGCAGGGACCCCGTGCTGGGTCACAGGATGGGGTCGAACAGTAGGAATAC GGTCATCACCCAAACCAGGCAACCTTCAAGAGTTGGAAGTGTACATAGTTGACACTGACGAGTGTAAGATGAAGATTAATGAAGCTGTAGGATGCTATGGAATGGGCGTGCGAAGAGGGATGGTGTGCAGCTACCGACAGCAGGGTCAAAGTCCGTGCTGG GGTGATTCCGGAGGCCCTCTTGTCTGTGAGATCAATGAGACGTGGATTCAAGTGGGGATTGTGAGCTGGGGTGTGGACTGTGGTGTCAATCCCCTTCCTACAATGTACACTCATGTCAGTGAGTACATGGACTGGATAACAGCCATTTTAAGTCAGGCTGCATGCATGGGGTCCATGGGGGTCTGCCAGCTACTCCTGTGCCTggagcttctgctgctgttgctgctggccaTCGTGGTGCCCCTGTGA